Proteins co-encoded in one Pseudoalteromonas sp. MEBiC 03607 genomic window:
- a CDS encoding VOC family protein, with product MDFLSQVIYVDNVEEVLDFYYQAFGFNTNHISDDADYGELVTGPVKLAFATHPHAQSYFKQGYIRAHPKQPALGFELRFSCHNLVESYDKAVLAGAEPLCPPTKKDAQHYAYVRAIEGTLVCLVED from the coding sequence ATGGACTTTTTAAGTCAGGTTATTTACGTCGATAACGTAGAAGAAGTACTCGACTTTTACTATCAAGCATTTGGTTTTAATACCAATCATATCAGTGATGATGCCGATTACGGTGAACTTGTTACAGGGCCTGTTAAGCTTGCTTTTGCAACCCATCCGCATGCGCAATCGTATTTTAAGCAAGGGTATATTCGTGCCCACCCTAAGCAACCTGCACTTGGTTTTGAGCTAAGGTTCAGCTGCCATAATTTAGTAGAAAGTTACGATAAAGCAGTGCTTGCTGGCGCTGAGCCATTGTGTCCGCCAACTAAAAAAGACGCCCAGCATTATGCGTATGTTCGTGCTATTGAGGGCACCTTGGTATGTTTAGTAGAAGATTAG
- the der gene encoding ribosome biogenesis GTPase Der, giving the protein MLPVIALVGRPNVGKSTLFNRLTRTRDALVADFPGLTRDRKYGQADYDGYEFIVVDTGGIDGSEQGIETEMAEQSLLAIEEADIVLFLVDARAGMTAADQAIANHLRKQQKKCFVVANKVDGIDADSYCAEFYQLSLGEVHHIAAAHGRGITQLLDTTLQPVIAELASESEELEESDDELIDLYSEDEEGENSEQAFADKPIKLAIIGRPNVGKSTLTNRILGEERVIVYDMPGTTRDSIYIPMTRNDKEYILIDTAGVRKRKKVSDVVEKFSVIKTLQAIEDANVVLLVVDAREGISDQDLSLLGFALNAGRSLVVAVNKWDGLDDYVKERIKSELDRRLGFIDFARLHFISALHGTGVGHLFESVDEAYESATKRISTAMLRRIMDMAQADHQPPLVRGRRVKLKYAHAGGYNPPRIVIHGNQVHDLPDSYKRYLMNYYRKALNIMGTPIKIEFREGDNPYAGRTNKVTLSQKRKIRAFAKENRNKS; this is encoded by the coding sequence ATGCTTCCCGTGATCGCTCTTGTTGGGCGACCCAATGTGGGCAAATCCACATTATTTAACCGTTTAACACGTACTCGTGACGCCCTCGTAGCCGACTTTCCAGGCTTAACACGAGATAGAAAATATGGCCAAGCTGACTACGATGGCTATGAATTTATCGTGGTAGACACGGGTGGTATTGACGGCTCTGAGCAAGGTATTGAAACCGAAATGGCTGAGCAGTCGCTATTAGCGATTGAAGAAGCCGATATCGTGTTATTTTTAGTTGATGCTCGCGCAGGTATGACTGCTGCCGACCAAGCGATTGCTAACCATCTACGCAAACAACAAAAGAAATGTTTTGTTGTAGCAAATAAAGTAGACGGTATTGATGCAGACTCATATTGTGCTGAATTCTATCAATTAAGCCTAGGTGAAGTGCATCATATTGCAGCGGCTCACGGCCGTGGTATCACGCAACTCCTTGATACGACTTTACAGCCTGTTATTGCTGAACTTGCAAGCGAAAGTGAAGAGCTTGAAGAAAGTGATGACGAACTAATTGATCTTTACAGCGAAGATGAAGAAGGCGAAAACAGCGAGCAAGCCTTTGCCGACAAGCCTATAAAGCTTGCTATTATCGGTCGCCCTAATGTTGGTAAGTCAACACTTACAAACCGTATCTTAGGTGAAGAACGTGTAATCGTTTACGATATGCCGGGTACCACCCGTGACTCTATCTATATTCCGATGACACGTAACGATAAAGAATACATCCTTATCGATACCGCAGGTGTTCGTAAGCGTAAAAAAGTAAGTGATGTTGTTGAGAAGTTCTCAGTTATTAAAACATTACAAGCAATCGAAGATGCCAACGTCGTGTTACTAGTGGTTGATGCGCGCGAAGGTATTTCTGATCAAGACTTAAGCCTACTAGGCTTTGCTTTAAATGCAGGGCGTTCTTTAGTTGTTGCTGTAAATAAGTGGGACGGCCTTGATGATTACGTTAAAGAGCGTATTAAGTCAGAGCTTGACCGCCGCTTGGGCTTTATCGATTTTGCACGTTTGCATTTTATCTCTGCCTTACACGGCACAGGTGTGGGTCACCTATTTGAGTCAGTAGACGAAGCCTACGAGTCAGCAACTAAACGTATTAGCACAGCTATGCTGCGTCGTATCATGGATATGGCACAAGCCGATCACCAACCGCCACTTGTTCGCGGTCGTCGTGTTAAACTTAAATATGCTCACGCAGGTGGCTATAACCCACCACGTATCGTGATCCACGGTAACCAAGTTCATGACTTACCTGATAGCTATAAACGCTACTTAATGAACTATTATCGCAAAGCATTAAATATCATGGGTACGCCAATCAAAATTGAATTTAGAGAAGGCGACAACCCTTACGCTGGTCGTACTAACAAAGTGACCTTATCGCAAAAACGTAAAATCCGTGCGTTTGCGAAAGAAAATCGCAACAAGTCGTAG